The Mycteria americana isolate JAX WOST 10 ecotype Jacksonville Zoo and Gardens chromosome 2, USCA_MyAme_1.0, whole genome shotgun sequence genome contains the following window.
TAACTTGGTATGTTTTAGAACAAGTCTCACAAAATAAGATTTGCTCACCTTTCACTTTAGTGAAAAGTTACTAGATAAACACCACTGAAAAATTTAATTCTCTAGAAAACAGGCAAGTATTAATAAGGGGGATATTTCTCCCCTTCTACAAACTACTTTCAGGTCACTTGGAGAGATCTTCTTTAAGAATAAACCAATCCCAAAGCGGACAGTGGCACTACGTATGCTTTAGATATGGAACCAGcctcccctttctctctgcaGCCTTCCAGTGGCTATTTTCCTAGTTGGTGCATCTTTCTTGGGTTCCTCATTGATTTTTGCTTATAGCTTTGCACAGTGACTACTATAGCAAtgatttttatgctgttttaagCACTTTGGAAAATACAGTCTACATTTATAAGCCACATTTGTGATTTTCAAATCACGTGCAGGTCTGAAACACCGCATCCTTCTCCCTCAAATTGCCCCAAAACCCCATTAATTAAAAGATGAGTGCGTGTGcctatacatatgtatgtatgtatagttACACTTCTCATCTTTTTACATCTTTCTCcctgtatacatacatatttaaaaatcaaaatcatcTCCAGCCATGAAGCAGTGTATCTTCAAGACTAAAGCCTATCTACCAAACAATAAATGTATTGCAAAGCCTTACACCTGTGCACTACCATTCTCCCACCTCTCAGAGGCTTTCCCTAGCAGATTAACACCTGAAATAACAAAGCAGTAAAACACAGAGAGCTGCCATTCTTTCTTGATAGAAAAATCGTGtctacagtaaagaaaaaaccacaaaatatattGACTCTTCAGTTTGCTTACAGGCTCAGAGCCAAGCTAGACTAACTCAAAATACATGCTATAGTTCCTGAGTTACAGAGAGTTATGCACTTGGATCTAATTTGAAGTTAAACTTCTCTTTGTTATTCACTTTCCTGCATATTGGAGGAGTCTTGGTGTACTTCAGGCCCAATCCTGGCATAATTCAGTGAAAATTCTGACATTGACTTTTCTGGGGCTAGGACTGTAAACATTAGTAATTGTGTCCCTTGTCAtgataaaaacaatttttataaaaatatgaaatagagctaaaacaaaaaccagaagatcTCCTCATATTGAATAAAGAAAAAGTCACTGACTTTTTGTACGCAATAGCTcagcaaaaaaagcttttccatatGCTGACATCCTATCTTGCTCCTGGCACAGTATACTGCCATCCAACATGTTTGCTGCCCAGCATATTGCAGTTCCGCAAGGCTTTTCCTTTCACATGCCAGGAGAGCGTGCAACGTCAGGTCGATACTGTAAGGTATCAAGCACCCTCGGTCTGCACTGTGATTAATGAAGTAAGAACAGAGCCCCTTGGAGAACCAGTGTCATCATTTTATTTGAAGGACTACTCTGATGGACTTAATTATATTTCAAACCTCCATGTGCATAACAACTATGTTTTGTCTTTGCTAACAACTATGTTTTGTCATCAGTTGTCAGGGGTGGTCCATGGGCTTGACATTCTCCACTGTGATACGGAAGATTTCTGGCTTATCCTAGATTTCAGATGCCTTCTGTGGCCTAGCTCTATTGCCTGGCAGTCATGTTTGCCAAACACACAATATTGCTATTACAAGGCACACCTAAAAACCCAAGCAGTCAAGAAAAGAAATGTAGCAGCAGGGTTACAGGTTGTAAAGGCATCATATCCATGAAGGACCTGGACACAATAATAGATCTGAGTACTTAAATGGAACTGAAGGTTGAAGGAATATGCATTCTCTGCAGCATTTGGGACTTATTTGAACTAGAAACTAAGAAAGCCGGCACGCAAACTAGAGGCACTGCGATCACGGACATCTTGCATTTTGGGGAACTAATACAAAGGTAACACTTTCTGGAATGAAATGCTGGTGATAAATAACAGCAGACTTGAATGAAAGGCAGTAAAGTTAATGCTCATTCtgttaaaaataggaaaaaaagtggaaaaaacaaaatacacttaTGAATACAAATACAATTACAAATATGCACTTGTCAGAATTAAACCTATCAGTGTGTGGAACTATATATTTATTACAGGAAACAGTAAGTAATGGGTCATTAAAAAGTGGCCAATATCAACTTGTTTAGGAGAATTTATCAAGGAAAATTTGAGGATGGCTTTGAGATCAGAATGCTATCAATACATTTAATGAAAAGTAATTCTTTCTCCTCACCCAAATGAAACACTATGTAACAAAAATATATCCTGCCTACTTGTATTTTGGGGGTAGAATTGACACCTAATCTTGGTACGAGCAGAGATAATGttttttcccactgaattcaTTGGGACTGTTCATATTTCTGCACCATGGTGTGGTGAGATCCTCGCAGCCCCTCTGATCCTGCCTCAGTAACCACTGGCCTGGGCAGCATATTGTCCTATGGCATCTATACTGCTCCCAGTACCCAGGATAGTTGCACTCCCCCACGGAGCCCACCATATAGATGTTCTGCTGAGAGGAATAATATCTGATGATTCATTAAGTTTGTTAATTTatgagaatatattttcttttaaccaCTGGATCTTGAATATGCAGAGTTATAATTTATTTGCCTATCATGTCCATCtcaatgaaaataaagaaaaattagtcCCTTACCCATTTGGAATATGGATTATATTAAGCCTCTGAAAGCAGACTATACTTGCCTGGTTCTGTTCCGGAAAATACTACCCACCaacttcactgtaaaaataagttattaaaaactTCATATGTGGAATCAAGAATAATTACTGTAAGCCAACAAAatttagtttgattttttaatgtaacagctattcttcttttaaatcagTTTCATCCACTATTTTGCTAATTTCTGAGGTAATGTCTGTTTTGGACTGCTTTGGTAAATGTGATTTTGGAGATCGTAATTTTTATTAACTCTCATCTTTTAAGCCTCCTGAATGCCCAGCAGTGCCTATTAATAcaatatgctaaaaaaaaaaaaaagctattttattaatAGGAATAATAATTGGACACAACATAAGTATTACAAAGAACTCTGTGTTATGCCGTACCATACATTTTAACTTCCTAGAGACAAGGTTTACATTCCTCAATGGTCTCCTTTTTTCATTCCAGATCTGTAATTACACTCACTGAAGTAGTTTAGTATTAGGCACAGCACGTCTTGCAGAATTAGGGGCTTCCAGCTGTAGCTATCACTACACTTACAAGAGATTTTTTAAGTGAGTAAAAAGAATGAAACTTTTCTTATGCGTTACATAAGGTTACATGGTTTTGATTCAACCGTAAACTAAAATAAACCTCAAACATATCTTTCAAATCTAGCTCATTATGAACAATGATTAAATTAGCACCATGTCATGGGACAACTTACAGTTTTCTTCCGCTGATGTGTAAGAAATTTTGGCATAAAACTGAACTCTTAAGTTTAACCTCAAAGTTTAAATAGTTGGAGGGCTAAATTCTCTTCTCTGATATGTTATTCTAAATCTGAAGTAGATATGCTCAGGAGGCTAATTTGAACATACTGGTAAATTGAGAGCAATATTTATCTTCATTCCTTCATGCTTGAAAAATAActaatcaaaatgttttaaaatgtcttgctGGTCTCCCAGCACAAAGACAAATTTCAGCCCCCTACCCCTTGTAAATTTAGATAGCTCATTTCTCCACTATCGTGGGGAATATGTAAGGAAAGAACAGTTAATGTAGACTTTTTTATTTCCCAAGACTTCTTTTAATCTAATTACATGGAAGCTATTTTGGTTCTGTGTAAAGTGTTTCGATAAAGGTaacaaagaaaatctgaaaagaatGATGAACTATTCTAGTTCCCTCAACGTGACATTCAAAAATAACCTGATGCTGAATCCTCTCTTTGTGAAAATACATATCTGGGTTCTTCATTAAAAAACTGACCACAGTTAAGCATCAGAAACGGGATAGTTATGAAAAAGACTGCCCATTGAGGAGCTTTCATAACTAAGCTTAAAAACTTTATGAGACACTTCTTagtgccaaaaaaccccacactcaAACATAGAAACTTCATGGAAATCAGGCAAGTAAAGGATGCTATGACAGAAAATTTAATCCCACTAGATAAAATACTTCAAAGGAACAACTTGTATTTTTAGTGATATCCTACCAGAAACCCTAGGAAAAGATGAAGGTTGCTTTTTGGTTAGTTGGAATACATTATGTCTTCTGGATATACTCTTCAGAGTAAATGCTCACTCTCATTAATCGGGTCACCAAGAAAAACAGATCTGTGTGAGATAAGACTTTTGAACATGTAGGGTTAAAGGAGATAAGATGCTAAGACAGCTAGAGTGATGGTGAAACGGGTATCTTTATTGCATATGTGGGTGTCCTTCTGGGTCCTACAAGATATATGATACAAATCTTCATATGGCCAAGAAGCACACGACATGGAATATATCCCTGattattaaggggaaaaaaagacttaaagaGTCATTTCCAGGTAGGTCACAGCAGCTCACTGGCCCAACACAGCAGGGCAAGTTTGAGCGTCCATCCTGTTTCAGTGCTGTCGTGCCCCTTTGCCGCCCAACGAACCCGCATGAAGTAGAGCACAGCTGTTATTCCCATGACATAGCTCTAGCCCAGGACCTGCCCTTGAATCACCTGCAAGCCACATTCAGACAGGGCACCACAGAGCAACCACTCTTGCTTTTAAATCTTACTGACGTATCTATAACTGAGTGGTACACGTAGGATGTCTGACAGTTAGTGTCTCACCTTTCTTTTTGCAGCCTCACTGAAGTCACCCTATGATGCTGTGCTTTTCCATTATGGCCTGAGCTAAATGAGCAGGTCCCCATCGAAGTAAGGAGGAGGTCCCATCCCCTTTCAAACCTTGCCCCTGATCATGTGCTCCAGCCATTTGCCTTGTGCTGCTCCTAAAATTCACCCGGTGGCACTCCAGGCCAGCTCTCCTCACTATGCAAATGGTTAACCAAGCCcccacatgaaataaaataaaataaaggtgtGTGTGGAGGTGCTGCTCAGTGAGTTTAATTAGCTCATCGTGTGATTAGACTGAAGCTGGAACCAGTTCTGAGagtgagggaagagaagaacagGAGGGGAAGCACATTTCATCTCTCCTGCTATTCATCTCATTGATAATACAGAGTAGCAtcctcagaaaataaaagaaaaaagagaaaacacagagaaatgatgCTTCTTGCATGCTCTGTTCTGTACACAGCACTGTTCTGAATGGtttttgtttcaaacaaaagCAATTGGGCTgctcaattttcttttaaatcagacATTTGGGTTTGATTTTCAGCAATAACAGACAATCCAAATATATAACTCCAGTTTTAAATGCTTGGCTGAGTAGTCAGCTGAATGCAACACCTTTCCTGACTGATGGCAAGATGAGCCATTCTCTTCGGCTGACACTTAGGTACTACCAGCCGAAGCAAAAAGCTGCTGTTCATGTGTTGGTGACAGGAGTTATAAGAAAAGGGCTGATGACTTGTAAGAAAAGCTTTGTCACAGTTCTCTATCccaaaaaacaaatacacacCATCACAACAGGTACTAATTTGTATCCTTGCTGTTTGTtcttaaaaaatggaattaatatgAAAACTTGactattttttaaactgtagatCTGCCCTTTCTAGGCTGGAGAGAAAGCTACCTTTGTGGCTGCCCATCAGACACTGCACCTACACCAGGGACAAGTGGAGAACTTCTCTAAGGATGTTCAGCAGTTCCATCCCTTCTGTATACAGTATAGTTACTAAAACTAAGAATTATTAGAAAACAAAGCCTTATTATGTTTAATACTGATGAATTCAAGAAAATTCCCCTTCATAGTTATataaatattatgaaatatttatgcTTTATATTTTACAGCTTAATACAATTATTTAGTTAGCAGTGAACATCTCAAATGGGAGATACTGTTGTCCACAATAGACTTTCTCCTCAAGCCACCTGATACTAGTAACTATTACCCTCAAGtttatacttttctttccttCGTTCTCTTGAAAAGAAGACATATGTAAGGCTTCATGTATTCTGCCTTAAAAAGACCCTTTTACATTTTTCCTGGAAAAGCATACACTGAGGGTTTGCTCACAGCACATAAAGAATTCAAGCCACATTAAGTAATCACTCATGACCAGTCATGTTGATAACCAGCAGCATCTTCTCCTGTCAGCAAACAAATCTGTCACAATCTGGTTTGGGCTTAACTACCAGAGACTTAATGCTCTGAAAAAGCAAGAATATCTGGAAGTTCACTGGGACACTACAACCCCTTACTGATGGACCGCTCAGTACTGGGGGCAGATCACACTCAGCAGAAGCTTCCAAGGCCAGAACATTAATTACTTTTTgcttgatttgtctttttttagtcCAGTTTCCTTAGACTGTGCAGTGATCTCACTGTGCAAGTGCCTGCCCTACCAATCAGTTACTCACCTACTAACTTCTGAACTTGTCTCCTAACTTCAAGTTTTTCCCAAATGgggtttaatttcctttaaaatagacCACTGGACAGAGAAGAGCAACTCTACCAGTGCGACTTGGGGAGGGCTGCACCTCGACTTCACCTATTCCCAGCCATCAGCCACAAAGGCGCTCTTCAGGGACACAAATCGCTAAGAAACCAAACTTCCCTATTTTCCCTCATCTTGGTTTCTCTCCAGTAGGGTCTCTGGCAGGCAACAAGAGAAAAATGTTAGTGGGCTATAGACAAGACACAGTCACTACAACGTTCCTGCTGAATTGCGCCATCCTAACTAACCCACACAAACCCCTCGGGAAGCTCCACTCCAGTAAGAAATGTTCTGCGTGGCTCTGCATCAAAACTAGCTGCGGCAGAGGTGACCCGCTGCCTGGTCTCCTGGCCAAGCAGAGTCTGTGAACATCACCAGGCAGCTGGGCTTGGCCCTGAACTGCCCCTGCGTGTCACGGCCGGGCCTGACCTGTGCCAGTGCCAGAGAGACAGCTCCCTGTCCCAGCCTGAGCATACTCCAGAAGGTGAAACAAGCCCCCATGCCCAGCACAGCCCGGATCTCCCACACCTGTCCCAGCAAACCTAGAAAAATGCATCACATGGGAATCAGTCACGTTGAAGCGGAAGTTTAAAGGAGTAAGTCCAGACATCTGTCTCTCAGATCAGTCATTTCTCCTTTGTGCAAGTGAGAGGAGCACTCCTAAGTTTGGGAGAAACGGGGCTTCCTCACAGCTGGCTGTGCTGTAACACAGGGAAGTTGGGAGGCTTGCTCAGAGGGGCTGTGTATCAACTGTGGCCACAACTGACCTCCCAGCAGAAGGTGCTGAAGCCCGAGTGACCCTCTCCTCCCTTGTGTCCCGGGTGCCCCCCATAGCTGAACTCCTGccggggagcagggccggggcaTCACGCTGCTCCCCCTCCACGTCCCCCGCGATGCCGGGTCCCGCacgggcgcggggctgggctgcgctgcCCTCAGCGGGGCTCGACCCCAGCAAAGGCAGAAACCTCCCCGGGGGCCGCCGCCTCGGAGATGGGGAGAGCACCCCCCGCTCCGCTTGCCGCTCGCCCCCTCCCGCCTGCAGCGGGCTGCCCCGCCGAGGCGCCGTCGGGCTTGGCCGCTGGAGGAGGCGGCAGGGACGGGACCCGGCGGGGGCTGTATCCCCGGGCTCCCTGCGCGGGGCAGCGCGGTGGCTCTTACCTCCGTGGCGGGCGGCGGCGAagagccggggcggcggcggggcggcggcggcgattgCGCGGGGgtccggcggcggggcgccgccgccgctgtaCCGCCGGGAGATCACCCGgtcccgccgcggcgggcgggccggcacCGGGCGGCCGCCGTCGCCCAGGGCTTGGAGGAGGAGGTCGAGGAGCGCGCCCCGCTCGGCTCCGGCGGCGGGCACGTCCCTGCCctcggcgcccggcggcggcggggccgaggccagcagcaggagcacgaTGGCGGGCAGCGCCTGGCGTTTCTTCGCCCCTCGCATCTCTgcggcgctgggaggaggcaaagAGCGAAGGCGGTCAGCGCCAGGCCCGGCCCGcaccccgcccgcccgccccccatGCCGCGCCCGGGAGCAcccccgcgggcgcggaggcggtgcgcgcccgcccgccgctcccgcaCGCCCGGGCCGGGCGCAGCCCCGCGGAGCGCCCGCGGAGGCGGCGCGGTGCGAGACCCGACGGGCCGTCACCGGCtcgccccgccgcgcctccccgccagcccccgagCAGCCCCGCCGCGCTCGCCCGGCGCCCCGGAGGGCGCATTTATAGACACGGATTAGGGGAAAGGTATTAACCCCGCCGCGCGTATTTGCGGTCCAGGGCTTCGCGGGGGATTTTCTCGGCTCCCCTTGCCCCCGGCGTTCCCGCACCTGCGGTTGCCTCCTTCCTCcgccggcggagcgcggcggcgggggagccgccggggGCCAGCCtacccgcccgcccgcccgccgcccgcccggggagTGCCGCACGGCGGTTTTCGGGCGAGAGCGTACGGACGGGCAACTGGACGGAGTTCAGTCAGGGGCGAGCTACATCGGGAACTGCTGCAAATCAGGGTGTAAAGGGCAAAAACAATTACAACAGGCTGAGGCTTCGAGAGCGGTGCTTAATGCCCCTAAGTAAGCTATTCTAATTATAGCAAACGGTTAGGAttaagggggagggaggaaaactcTGTTATTTACTAACTGTTTTATACTTGGCCTCCCCTGCAAATCCTCTTGGGCGAAAGAGTGAATGGGAGCCGCAAGGGAGCCCGCTCTCCCCGACGGCCCCCGgttctccctccctccgccgccgccggggcgcaCGGCAAACCCGGGGGGTAAGCGCGGAACGACTCGGGCTTCGCTGCACGCCAAAGGCCCCCTCCGGagaggcggcgggcggctgctTACCTTCAAGCGGAGGCAAGTCTCGCTGGGTGCGTGCGGGCTGGGGAGAGCCGTCCTCTGCCGTCGCCGCAGAGCCCGTGTCCCCGCGGAGGCTccgccgggcgcggagcggggcggtcGGTGCTGCGCCCGGAGAGGGGGGATGCGCCCTCCAGGGCCATGCGCTTCTCTTATATAGTCCGCACCGGCGTACTCAGTTGAGCACTATCGACTTTAGGTGGGTGGCAGTCGATGGAGACACCTCTGGTAATCACTCTTGGGCTCAGAGAAGGTCTTTTCTGACAAACTTCCTCCTCCCCGTTTGTCCCCCGGTGGATGGCAACTGAAAGCTGCGTTTGAAGTGGCTCTGATCTATTTGTGAAATTAGATTTCCCTGAAGATTGGGAAATGCTTACTAATAAAGCTGCCGGCTCAAGAGATTAAAATGTGCTTTAACTTAGCGGGACTCCCTTGAGAATACagcaagaaaactatttttttcccccttacagAACAAAGAAGCTGTGAGCGAAGTCTGAAGTGTGTATAAATTTGGTTCTCTTCTGATGGGAGACTGTCTTTGGTGGGTGAATTCACAAACTAGGGACCTTGTAAAAGTTTGTTTCtccaaaacagcttttttaattctttacagtGAGACTTAATGAAAAGCTAGCAAAAAAGGTACTGACCTAATGAAACCATTAATCCCACAGGTTAAAAAACTTGCCTCCTAGAGCCATAAATATGTAAGCAAATAATTAGTGAATGAGATCTCAACTTTCAGAGAGCAGTGCATGCAGGTGGTCTGGGTGTAGGTTGAAAAgcaatacaatttttaaaattatgtcagACAATAGTTCACATTATGACAGAATTTGCAAGTATAACTCTTTGTCAGAAAGTACACCTTAGTTATTTACTTAATaagagtgggagaaagaaaaaaaaattgagatatcCTTGAATATGTGAAAATGGAGAATTCAGAtttgaaagagatttaaactaTCCTGCATCCGTTTGACATACGACATTTCACTACAAACTCTGTCTCTTTCCCAAAACTCTGTCATTCATACCCTTCTCTTGTTGTCTGAGGCAGAGCACGCTCAGGGCTGTATCTCCCAGGGGCTGCGTCATCGCTGGTGATGGGAAGCCAGCTTCTTCCCCACATCTTCCTACTCTTATGCCATCCTCACTCACCTTTGGGGGGGTGATGCCAGAGAGATCAGGGATCAAACCAAATTTAACTAATGAAGGGTTACAAAGGGttttatcacaatttttttaGAGGTTGGTGTACTGCACTAGATAAACTGGTCTGAACTGTGCATTCCCAGGGTAACAGAAGGGAAGTGTCAATCTCTTTCTCACTACATGGGTTCCTGCTTTTACCTCTTTATTGCGGGCATATAAGGAGTTTTCCTTGGTCAAGCTG
Protein-coding sequences here:
- the ALKAL1 gene encoding ALK and LTK ligand 1; translated protein: MRGAKKRQALPAIVLLLLASAPPPPGAEGRDVPAAGAERGALLDLLLQALGDGGRPVPARPPRRDRVISRRYSGGGAPPPDPRAIAAAAPPPPRLFAAARHGEIFPRDSSLKDKFIKHFTGPVTFSSECSKHFHRLYHNTRDCSTPAYYKRCARLLTRLAMSPLCTQS